GACTGTCGTGTTCTTCGGGCTGGCGTTATGGCTCACGTGGACGGATGGTGTATTCAGTTTCGTCCTATTCGGCGTGTTCCTGCTCGCTTTTCTCGACGGCTGGGCGGATCCGGCAAGCAGAGCGATGCTGCCGAGACTTGTCGGGAAGGAGGAAATCGTCCGGGCGAACAGCCTCTTTTCTGTCGTTAGTCAAGTCATCCAACTGGGAGGCTGGGCGCTCGGCGGGGTTCTCGTTGCGTGGCTGGGAGGTCGTTCCGTCCTATGGATTACGTTCCTTCTGTTTGTGGTTGCTTCAGGACTGATGCTCCTGATCCGTGATCGCACGAATGTGGCTGTCGGTACAGGGGGAGCCCCGGCTGCGTCGGTGTTGAAGCGAGGGTGGCAGGCGATTTGGCAGACGCCGGTTTTCCGGTCGATTCACATCGTTCTTTTCCTTGAATCGATGGCCAATGTCGTATGGATTGCCGCGATCATCTATGTGTTCGTCTCTGAAGTCCTTGATAAATCGGAAGCATGGTGGGGGTATATCAATACGACCTTCTTTATCGGCCTGCTGCTCGGCGGCCTGCTAACTGCGGTGTATGCAAGGCTGATGGAACGGCATCTGTTTCGAATGCTGCTCTGGTCGGCCATCGCTGTCAGCATCTTCACCGTCGTCTTCGGTTTGAACCGTGCTGCCATTATGGCGCTCGTCCTGTCTGTTCTCTTCGGCATCTGCGAACAGATCAAATCGATCGCAATGGAGACCTATCTTCAGAAGAAAGCCGAACCGGAAGATCTCCCGAACATTTACGGCGCGCAGGGAGCGCTGACTTCGCTGACGTTCGGTATTGCCTCTTTAGCCATGGGAGCCTTGGCGGAGGCGTTCGGTGTACAGAGCGTCTTTTTGCTGGCAGGAGGACTGCTGGCAGCATCGGCCGGGTATCTCTTTTTCATGAGAGGGCGATTTCTGGTAACTCTTAAATCGGAGCATCAAGAGGAAAAAACGGTGTAAGGATGGATTAGAGCGGCAGCCCGGGTTGTGGGAGCTGCTCTTTTTTTTAGTTTGTGGTTGATATGGAGCATTTGAATAAGTGTTCTGTAAAGGGTTATTTGTTCCTCGAAGTGGATGTTTATCTCGGAACTGAGTCTTTCGCTAAAGGGCAGGTTAGTTGAAGACTCAGTTTCGAGATAATTTTATTTTTCCGATAACTGGAAGAGTGATAGAATATTTCTAAAGTGTATAGTAAGTTAAATGTAATAACGGGGGTGATTTTCTTGAGGACATTATTAAAAATTGACTCTAAAGATGGAGTATCTATTACTTTCCTACGTCCTTTTTCTGATGAAGAATATGAAGCACTTACAGGTCCAATGAGGATAGAGAGCTTTCATCGGACCAATGTGCAAATGAGGGATATTGTTCGAACGAATGGTCAGGAACTTGAGGATTTTATATTAGATATTAAGAATAACAGAGAGTCTTATAAGCAAAAAGATCACCAATTATTAATTGAAGCAAATCGCTTACTTCTAAATTTTTTATCTAGTTTTACTACATTTATTGATCATTGTAAAAGGCAGTACAGCATCCATTTAGATGTACTTAAGGAAGAATTTGAACAAAGAGACCGGAAGTATTTCGACCAATATTTCGAATATCGATTCTTTAAACAAATGCGAAACATTATTTCGCATATCGCTTTTCCTCTTTCTAAGACACGCCTAGACAAAGAAGGTTTCCATATCATAATGGTAAAAAAGGAGCTTTTGAAATTTGATTGGAAAAGAGTGGTTTCAAGAGATATTGAAACTTTCGAAGAAGAAATCGATGTACTACCAATGATCCAAAACCTCTGTGAACAGGTAAAGTGGTTAAGTTTTGATATTATGTATGACTACAAAGAAAAGATTATTGAAGCATTTGAGGCTTATCAAAAAGTGGCTACAGAAGTGCAAGGCGAATTCGGGTTCAGTGAGGCTGGGTCATTCGAAGAGTTAAGGAGATTAGAAAAGCCTAGAATACAACCATTTTCTATATCTCAAATTCATAAAGCCATTCAAGATTTAAATGAGCATCCAAGGATCAAAATAAGAATTACCCATCAATCTGAATGAAACTAGCTGTCTTATTCATAATTAATCGAACTTCATTAAGTTCCTAGAAAAGTATTTTGTTTTAAATTATGTTTAGTTTTAAACTTAAGAGCGCTAAAAATCGTACTCCACAAAATATATCTCGAATTCAAGTCTTCCGTTCTAGGGGCGATTGCTTAATAGAGTGTTCGCTATATTACATAAGTTCAGGTGGGAATTCAGCTGTTCCAACTAAAGAAGCCGGAAACTCATATAAGGAGTGATTATAAATGCAGGGGAAAAATATTAAGCTTGTGATTGGTGCAGGAGAACATAACAATAATCCGGGTTGGATTCATACCCAGAAAGACGAAGTGAATTTACTAGATGAAGCTACCTGGGAAGCTAACTTTAAGATAAATTCAATTGAAGCCATTTTAGCAGAACACGTCTGGGAACATCTGACCTTTGAAGAGGGGATACGAGCTGCTGAGATATGTATTAAATATTTAAGAGAAGGTGGGTACGTCCGTTGTGCGGTTCCCGATGGATATTTTCCTGATGAAAAGTATCAACAAATCGTACAAGTTGGAGGTCCAGGACCAGCCGATCATCCCGCAGCGAGTCATAAAATAGTACATAATTATAATTCAATATCCAACATGTTCAAGAATGTAGGATTTGAAGTGAAATTACTTGAATATTGTGATGAAGAAGGGCAATTTCATGCGAACTCATGGAGTGGAAAAGATGGAGTTATCTTTCGCTCTAAACAATTTGATCCTAGAAACCAAGGGGAAGAATTAGCATTTCCATCGCTTATTATTGATGCCGTAAAGCCTTAATTATTTAATTAAATGCGAGCAATAAACGTAGTCTTTCCTTTTAAATATCTCGACTTCGAATCTTCAAGTAAAGGGGGTTTTAGTTGAATAAATTAAATAAGATAATCGGTTCCTGAATTTTGTAAAGGAACCGATTTTTTATGCATAATTTTCCTTAACGCTATATATTCGCATTTTCCTAACCTTTTCAATATATAACCTTGCCCTTTCGATGCCTTGGCCTCTTAAATCCTCTAATTTAACGCTTCCTTCTTGGGGATAACAAAATGAAACTATCACCCTCTCCAAAAAGGAAAATATGCTTGTGATTAATGATCCTCTCATAAGTTTAGGGAGATCATTATTGTACATTTGATGCTTTTCTAACCAGTCGTCAACTTCTTTCATCCAAGTATCATCATCTATATCATCAAGAGAAACCATTGTAGCTTCCTCAAAATATTTTATTGATTCTTTATTTAACTGTTTTTCTACATAAGATGAATACTCTTCAAACACTCGAATTTGCTTTAATACTATATGTTCATATGCGAAATATTTTAAAGCCTTATTATCTTCCAAGTTCATCCCCCTCTTACTAAAATTTAATACTATGCTCGACCTAATCTTCCACCATACTTAACCCTACACTTCTCTCCATATGAACAATCCTTTTATTCGGTTTTTTTATATATTTTACCATAATAGCGCTTCGCCAAATTATATAAGAGACACAAACTCCCAACATTGAAGGGATCCTCTCTTTGTTTGATAAATAAGACTATAAAGTGTTTTGCGGTTGTTGTTTGAAGGTAAATTTGAAATAATTGGAATGAATGAACGGAAGTTAACCAACTGCTGAATGAAAGGGTGGTTATTTTTGGAGCACTTTAAACAAAGGTTGGAAGAAATGAAATGGGTACCACTTCATATAGAATGCATTACTGGTGCACATGCGGGTGATATTTTCCGATTTGAAATTATAAATCAGAATGAGGAAAAGAAAAAATTTATTTATAAGGAATTTGCTGAGGGGAGAAACAATGAAATAGAAGTATATAAGAAGTTAGAAAATCATCTACAACCATTAA
This sequence is a window from Bacillus sp. SB49. Protein-coding genes within it:
- a CDS encoding class I SAM-dependent methyltransferase, which produces MQGKNIKLVIGAGEHNNNPGWIHTQKDEVNLLDEATWEANFKINSIEAILAEHVWEHLTFEEGIRAAEICIKYLREGGYVRCAVPDGYFPDEKYQQIVQVGGPGPADHPAASHKIVHNYNSISNMFKNVGFEVKLLEYCDEEGQFHANSWSGKDGVIFRSKQFDPRNQGEELAFPSLIIDAVKP
- a CDS encoding MFS transporter → MKSVSFRSLWIGQAFANLGDVFYIVGMISMMYSVSQSAFFLALLPFINTVGRFTSGYLSPLLFDKYRLKSLLCFSQISKTVVFFGLALWLTWTDGVFSFVLFGVFLLAFLDGWADPASRAMLPRLVGKEEIVRANSLFSVVSQVIQLGGWALGGVLVAWLGGRSVLWITFLLFVVASGLMLLIRDRTNVAVGTGGAPAASVLKRGWQAIWQTPVFRSIHIVLFLESMANVVWIAAIIYVFVSEVLDKSEAWWGYINTTFFIGLLLGGLLTAVYARLMERHLFRMLLWSAIAVSIFTVVFGLNRAAIMALVLSVLFGICEQIKSIAMETYLQKKAEPEDLPNIYGAQGALTSLTFGIASLAMGALAEAFGVQSVFLLAGGLLAASAGYLFFMRGRFLVTLKSEHQEEKTV